Proteins encoded in a region of the Streptomyces sp. NBC_00258 genome:
- the fxsT gene encoding FxSxx-COOH system tetratricopeptide repeat protein encodes MAEQRRSGGESAADRGSAAPEHFLVVFPGYHRSWAAWIAQCLERHGNRATQQRWDPPREVPLEDSLGDLLLSSGRVLLVLNDWFFELGPRPAGEWNDVLRGFVAAHADRFAAVNLTNRPLLPATAVLEPASMWGLSEEAAEERLLSRLGLQRRRTTRAAPTRLRYPETRAEIWGEVPRRNPRFTGRDDLLTNLHQRLADAERGAAACTLLGMSGIGKTQLAAEYAHRFSPDYDMVWWINSDDRNIQRDRFGELAVELGLRSGSEPGERIRAVRDALRRGEPHSRWLLIFDGWDDTDDIDALLPQGPGHVLVTSRNRGWSEHTEILEIPAFLRAESTGYLMRRAPHITADEADEVAVEFGDVPLPLVQAASWLGESGMEVPEYLRMVRERKLSTVDEPATGEGFPQSSMTSWSILLNRLRRSQPQAIDVLSLCTSFAPGRIPLGLIRAYPQADLPEELRWMATDLPAWTRALDTLVNYSVLTRETRGPAGAEMGPHQESVHMHRLVHDIVSKLASEDSRAIHRRAVRTLLAEADPGNPVDSRNWPRYAELLPHLEPSGALGSTAPRVQEAVLNCLRYCLRSGEFKAGLDLAQRIHDRWDRSMDRLAQPMLDLINQEGHILRASGRFRDAYELDRGVLEKLQTAPQRNELGELTTKGAVATSLRHLGRYEEAYELQREVLDGIGRLLGQDELPTLVARHNLGVGLRLLGKYTDAYELDLETLARRESVLRARHINTLSSGNAVTHSLRLLGRYRDALARQEPVVRLHVQVLGAQHPQTLEARAQLTMCRRREGGHTQDVGPSMTSLLEQMVQLNGREHHRTLSFLTNYGNFLREHGDLSQARDLIAEAEAGYRALLGPAHPVATGMLTNTGLVMQAAGERAEAMSMFESAMAGLTATLGPDHPWVLGCALNAASARNFNGRISDAVELSRDTLRRARHSLGEEHPLTLSCQVALSADLRAAREQEEAGKLEEDGLLSLTRTLGAQHPHTISARQRTRPYWDFEPYLG; translated from the coding sequence ATGGCGGAACAGCGGCGGTCGGGCGGGGAGAGCGCGGCAGACCGCGGCTCAGCGGCACCGGAGCACTTCCTGGTGGTCTTCCCGGGCTACCACCGCTCGTGGGCGGCGTGGATCGCGCAGTGCCTGGAACGGCACGGCAACCGGGCCACCCAGCAGCGCTGGGACCCGCCTCGTGAGGTCCCGCTCGAGGACTCGCTCGGTGACCTGTTGCTGTCCAGCGGACGCGTACTCCTCGTCCTCAACGACTGGTTCTTCGAGCTCGGCCCGCGCCCCGCGGGCGAGTGGAACGATGTCCTGCGCGGCTTCGTCGCCGCGCACGCGGACCGCTTCGCCGCCGTCAATCTCACGAACCGGCCGCTGCTTCCGGCCACCGCGGTCCTCGAACCGGCCAGCATGTGGGGTCTGAGCGAGGAGGCGGCCGAGGAACGTCTGCTGAGCCGCCTCGGCCTGCAGCGGCGTCGTACCACGAGGGCGGCACCCACCCGGCTCCGCTACCCGGAGACACGCGCCGAGATCTGGGGAGAGGTCCCGCGTCGCAACCCGCGGTTCACGGGCCGCGACGATCTCCTCACGAACCTCCACCAACGTCTCGCCGACGCCGAGCGCGGCGCTGCCGCCTGCACACTGCTCGGCATGTCCGGGATCGGCAAGACCCAGCTGGCCGCCGAGTACGCCCACCGCTTCAGCCCTGACTACGACATGGTGTGGTGGATCAACTCCGACGACCGCAACATTCAGCGTGACCGCTTCGGCGAACTCGCCGTGGAACTCGGTCTGCGCAGCGGCAGTGAGCCGGGCGAGCGCATTCGTGCCGTGCGGGACGCCCTGCGGCGCGGGGAGCCGCACTCCCGCTGGCTTCTGATCTTCGACGGCTGGGACGACACCGACGACATCGACGCGCTGCTCCCGCAGGGACCCGGGCACGTACTGGTCACCTCCCGCAACCGCGGCTGGAGCGAGCACACGGAGATCCTCGAGATCCCCGCCTTCCTGCGCGCGGAGTCCACCGGCTACCTCATGCGCCGCGCCCCGCACATCACCGCGGACGAGGCCGACGAGGTGGCCGTCGAATTCGGCGACGTACCGCTGCCGCTCGTACAGGCCGCCTCCTGGCTCGGCGAGTCCGGCATGGAAGTGCCCGAGTATCTGCGGATGGTCCGCGAACGCAAGCTGTCGACCGTCGACGAACCCGCCACTGGCGAGGGTTTCCCGCAGTCGTCCATGACTTCCTGGTCGATACTGCTCAACCGGCTGCGTCGTTCGCAGCCACAGGCCATCGACGTGCTGAGCCTGTGTACGTCGTTCGCACCCGGACGCATCCCGCTCGGCCTCATTCGCGCCTACCCGCAGGCCGATCTCCCTGAGGAACTGCGTTGGATGGCCACCGACCTGCCCGCCTGGACCCGGGCCCTGGACACACTGGTCAACTACTCGGTGCTCACCCGCGAGACCCGCGGCCCCGCGGGTGCGGAGATGGGCCCGCACCAGGAGTCCGTGCACATGCACCGTCTGGTCCACGACATCGTTTCCAAACTGGCCAGTGAAGACAGCCGCGCCATCCACCGGAGGGCCGTCCGTACCCTCCTCGCGGAGGCCGACCCGGGCAACCCCGTGGACAGCAGGAACTGGCCTCGATACGCGGAGTTGCTTCCGCACCTGGAACCGTCCGGCGCGCTGGGCAGCACCGCGCCCCGGGTCCAGGAGGCCGTCCTCAACTGCCTGCGCTACTGCCTGCGCAGCGGGGAGTTCAAGGCCGGACTGGATCTGGCTCAGCGGATCCACGACCGCTGGGACCGTTCCATGGATCGGCTGGCGCAGCCCATGCTCGACCTGATCAACCAAGAGGGCCACATCCTGCGGGCCAGCGGCAGGTTCCGCGATGCGTACGAACTGGACCGTGGCGTCCTGGAGAAGCTGCAGACCGCGCCGCAGCGCAATGAACTCGGCGAGCTGACCACGAAGGGCGCTGTGGCCACGAGTCTGCGTCACCTCGGCCGGTACGAGGAGGCGTACGAGTTGCAGCGCGAGGTCCTTGACGGCATCGGCCGACTGCTCGGCCAGGACGAGCTGCCCACCCTCGTCGCCCGGCACAACCTCGGCGTCGGGCTCCGGCTCCTCGGCAAGTACACGGACGCGTACGAACTCGACCTGGAGACCCTCGCCAGGCGTGAGAGCGTCCTGCGCGCCCGGCACATCAACACCCTCAGCTCGGGCAACGCGGTCACCCACAGTCTGCGTCTCCTCGGCCGCTACCGTGACGCGCTCGCGCGCCAGGAGCCGGTCGTCAGGCTCCACGTGCAGGTGCTCGGTGCACAGCATCCGCAGACCCTGGAGGCACGAGCCCAACTGACCATGTGCCGCCGCCGCGAGGGCGGTCACACGCAGGACGTCGGGCCTTCGATGACCAGCCTCCTGGAACAGATGGTGCAGTTGAACGGCCGGGAGCACCACCGCACTCTGTCCTTCCTGACGAACTACGGCAACTTCCTGCGGGAGCACGGCGACCTGAGCCAGGCACGCGATCTGATCGCGGAGGCGGAGGCCGGCTACCGGGCCCTCCTCGGCCCCGCACACCCCGTCGCGACCGGCATGCTCACCAACACCGGCCTGGTCATGCAGGCAGCGGGCGAACGAGCCGAGGCCATGTCGATGTTCGAGTCGGCGATGGCCGGTCTCACCGCCACGCTCGGCCCCGACCACCCCTGGGTGCTGGGCTGTGCGCTGAACGCCGCGAGCGCGCGCAACTTCAACGGCCGTATCTCCGACGCGGTCGAGCTGAGCCGCGACACACTGCGCCGCGCCCGGCACTCGCTGGGGGAGGAGCACCCGCTCACGCTGTCCTGCCAGGTGGCCCTCTCCGCGGACCTGCGTGCGGCGCGGGAGCAGGAGGAGGCGGGGAAGCTGGAGGAGGACGGCCTTCTCTCCCTCACCCGCACCCTGGGCGCCCAGCACCCGCACACCATCTCGGCCCGCCAGCGCACGCGGCCCTACTGGGACTTCGAACCGTATCTGGGCTGA
- a CDS encoding aKG-HExxH-type peptide beta-hydroxylase: MTPSSVTSEVFAELARTQPSPAGTAALRAGLHARRLLLLKSLLVLVERRSTLLSPGVRQRFKSDWTLLERAERTDATAVRDVVDYPMIGAWLSAALASPDGPAFERHLAHLGGVAVAAAVRAGCRVSGTLTLPTGTLTLPGLGVLRCLSGSVSLSSHAGLVRITDGTGDGVELPSPAARHRLGAPRPLGGGPGWSALRVLPGSAVVLDDLDPYRVLPRGIGPAALPAAERPLSAHRLWAQRWREAHELLSATHPGRAAETMAVLRAVVPLALSESAGGAAMSATLRAAPGAVLAQLPADAPQLTEVLVHEAHHNKLASLHELIPLFRPDGGTLHRVGWRPDPRPIPGVLQGAYAHLALTDLWWRAWNGPATPGEWRQRAAEQFGSYRGRVSEALSILLESDELTFAGGEFAREMGRHHASLGVAARIRR, encoded by the coding sequence ATGACTCCGTCGTCCGTCACCTCCGAGGTCTTCGCGGAGTTGGCGAGGACCCAGCCCTCGCCGGCCGGCACAGCGGCACTGCGTGCCGGACTCCACGCGCGTCGACTGTTGCTTCTCAAGTCGCTACTCGTCCTGGTCGAACGGCGAAGCACCCTGCTGTCCCCTGGCGTGCGCCAACGTTTCAAGAGCGACTGGACGCTGCTCGAACGTGCGGAGCGCACCGATGCCACAGCGGTCCGTGACGTCGTCGACTACCCGATGATCGGGGCATGGCTTTCCGCAGCGCTCGCCTCGCCCGACGGCCCCGCCTTCGAAAGGCATCTGGCCCACCTGGGCGGTGTCGCTGTCGCCGCCGCCGTCCGCGCGGGTTGCCGGGTCAGTGGCACGCTGACACTGCCGACAGGCACCTTGACACTGCCTGGCCTCGGCGTGCTCCGCTGCCTGTCGGGCAGCGTCAGCCTGAGCAGCCACGCCGGGCTGGTGCGGATCACGGACGGCACCGGCGATGGAGTGGAACTGCCGAGCCCCGCAGCCCGGCACCGGCTGGGTGCACCGCGCCCGCTCGGTGGCGGGCCGGGCTGGTCCGCGTTGCGCGTCCTGCCCGGCAGCGCGGTCGTACTCGACGACTTGGACCCCTACCGGGTGCTGCCGCGGGGGATCGGCCCTGCGGCGTTACCCGCGGCCGAGCGGCCGCTCTCCGCCCACAGGCTCTGGGCGCAGCGCTGGCGCGAGGCTCATGAGCTGCTCTCGGCGACCCATCCCGGGCGTGCTGCCGAGACAATGGCGGTGCTGCGCGCCGTGGTGCCTCTGGCACTGTCGGAAAGCGCCGGCGGTGCCGCGATGAGCGCCACACTCCGGGCCGCTCCAGGCGCCGTACTCGCTCAATTGCCCGCTGATGCACCGCAGTTGACGGAGGTCCTGGTGCACGAGGCCCATCACAACAAGCTGGCTTCCCTCCATGAGCTCATACCCCTGTTCCGTCCGGACGGGGGCACCCTGCACCGCGTGGGATGGCGGCCGGACCCGCGCCCCATCCCGGGGGTTCTTCAGGGGGCGTACGCGCATCTTGCTCTCACCGATCTCTGGTGGCGGGCATGGAATGGGCCCGCTACTCCCGGAGAGTGGCGGCAGCGGGCCGCGGAGCAGTTCGGGTCGTATCGCGGGAGAGTCAGCGAGGCCTTGTCCATCCTGCTTGAATCCGATGAACTGACCTTTGCGGGAGGGGAGTTCGCCCGGGAGATGGGCAGGCATCATGCGAGTCTCGGCGTGGCGGCCCGGATCCGCAGGTGA